From the Pseudomonas sp. SORT22 genome, one window contains:
- the bamA gene encoding outer membrane protein assembly factor BamA, with amino-acid sequence MKRLLLTAVLAVLMIAEVHAESFTISDIRVNGLQRVSAGSVFGALPLNVGDEADDRRLVESTRSLFKTGFFQDIQLSRDGNVLIITVVERPSVSSIEIEGNKAISTEDLMKGLKQSGLSEGEIFQRATLEGVRNELQRQYVAQGRYSAEVDTEVVPQPRNRVGLKIKINEGTVAAIQHINVVGNTVFADEDLIGLFELKTTNWLSFFKNDDKYAREKLSGDLERLRSYYLDRGYINMDIASTQVSITPDKKHVYITVNVNEGEKYTVRDVKLSGDLKVPEDQVKSLLLVQPGQVFSRKVMTTTSELITRRLGNEGYTFANVNGVPQPHDEDHTVDIMFVVDPGKRAYVNRINFRGNTKSEDEVLRREMRQMEGGWASTYLIDQSKTRLERLGFFKEVNVETPAVPGTDDQVDVNYSVEEQASGSITASVGFAQSAGLILGGSISQNNFLGTGNKVSLGLTRSEYQSRYNFGYVDPYWTADGVSLGYNAFYRTTDYDDLDVDVASYAVDSLGAGVSVGYPISETSRLTFGLTVQQDEIKTGKYTVDEIFKFVNEEGDKYLNFKASAGWSESTLNKGVLATRGHSQSLVLEATTPGSDLSFFKLDYRGQLFKPINNDYTLRLHTELGYGDGFGGTSGLPFYENYYAGGFNSVRGFKDSSLGPRSTPSRGADVTGNQGTIADPDQDPLPFGGNVLVQGGVELLFPLPFVKDQRSLRTSVFWDVGNVFDTNCGSKPDCEKVGLSGLASSVGLGVTWITALGPLSFSLAMPVKKPDEADTQVFQFSLGQTF; translated from the coding sequence ATGAAACGTCTGCTGCTAACTGCGGTTCTCGCCGTACTGATGATCGCTGAAGTTCACGCCGAGTCCTTCACCATCTCCGATATTCGTGTCAATGGTCTGCAGCGGGTTTCCGCGGGCAGCGTTTTTGGTGCCTTGCCATTGAACGTCGGCGATGAGGCCGATGACCGGCGCCTGGTGGAATCCACCCGGTCCCTGTTCAAGACCGGATTCTTCCAGGATATCCAACTGAGCCGGGACGGCAACGTCCTGATCATTACCGTGGTCGAGCGTCCTTCGGTGTCGAGCATCGAGATCGAAGGCAACAAGGCGATCAGCACTGAAGACCTGATGAAGGGTCTGAAGCAGTCCGGTCTGTCCGAAGGCGAGATCTTCCAGCGTGCCACCCTTGAAGGCGTGCGCAACGAACTGCAGCGCCAATACGTTGCCCAGGGCCGCTACTCGGCCGAGGTCGACACCGAAGTGGTGCCGCAGCCGCGTAACCGCGTGGGCCTGAAGATCAAGATCAACGAAGGCACCGTTGCTGCCATCCAGCACATCAACGTGGTCGGCAACACCGTCTTCGCTGATGAAGACCTGATCGGCCTGTTCGAGCTCAAGACCACCAACTGGCTGTCGTTCTTCAAGAACGATGACAAGTACGCCCGCGAAAAACTCTCCGGTGACCTGGAACGCCTGCGTTCCTACTACCTGGACCGCGGCTACATCAACATGGACATCGCTTCCACCCAGGTGTCGATCACCCCGGACAAGAAGCACGTCTACATCACCGTCAACGTCAACGAAGGCGAGAAGTACACCGTTCGTGACGTCAAGCTTTCCGGCGACCTCAAGGTGCCTGAAGACCAGGTCAAGTCGCTGCTGCTGGTACAGCCTGGCCAGGTATTCTCGCGCAAGGTGATGACCACCACCTCCGAGCTGATCACCCGTCGCCTGGGTAACGAGGGCTACACCTTCGCCAACGTCAACGGCGTGCCGCAGCCGCACGACGAAGACCACACCGTCGACATCATGTTTGTGGTCGACCCGGGCAAGCGTGCCTACGTCAACCGCATCAACTTCCGTGGCAACACCAAGTCCGAGGACGAAGTGCTGCGCCGTGAGATGCGCCAGATGGAAGGCGGCTGGGCGTCGACCTACCTGATCGACCAGTCCAAGACCCGTCTGGAGCGCCTGGGCTTCTTCAAGGAAGTCAACGTCGAGACCCCGGCCGTTCCGGGCACCGACGACCAGGTCGACGTCAACTACAGCGTAGAAGAGCAAGCCTCCGGTTCGATCACCGCCAGCGTCGGTTTCGCCCAGAGCGCAGGTCTGATCCTCGGTGGTTCGATCAGCCAGAACAACTTCCTCGGTACCGGTAACAAGGTTTCCCTGGGCCTGACCCGCAGTGAATACCAGAGCCGTTACAACTTCGGCTATGTCGACCCCTACTGGACTGCCGACGGCGTCAGCCTGGGCTACAACGCCTTCTATCGCACCACCGACTACGATGACCTCGACGTCGACGTGGCCAGCTATGCGGTCGACAGCCTGGGTGCCGGTGTCAGCGTCGGTTACCCGATCAGCGAAACCTCGCGCCTGACCTTCGGCCTGACCGTACAGCAGGACGAGATCAAGACCGGTAAGTACACTGTTGACGAGATCTTCAAGTTCGTTAACGAAGAAGGCGACAAGTACCTGAACTTCAAGGCCTCGGCCGGTTGGTCCGAGTCGACCCTGAACAAGGGCGTACTGGCCACCCGCGGTCACTCGCAAAGCCTGGTGCTGGAAGCCACCACCCCGGGTAGCGACCTGTCGTTCTTCAAGCTGGATTACCGTGGCCAGCTGTTCAAGCCGATCAATAATGACTACACCCTGCGCCTGCACACCGAACTGGGCTATGGTGACGGTTTTGGCGGCACTTCCGGCCTGCCGTTCTACGAGAACTACTACGCCGGTGGTTTCAACTCGGTTCGTGGCTTCAAGGACAGCAGTCTCGGTCCACGCAGTACCCCGAGCCGTGGCGCGGATGTCACCGGTAACCAGGGCACCATCGCCGACCCGGATCAGGACCCGCTGCCATTTGGTGGTAACGTTCTCGTCCAGGGTGGTGTAGAGCTGCTGTTCCCGCTGCCGTTCGTCAAGGACCAACGC
- the rseP gene encoding RIP metalloprotease RseP, which translates to MSALYMIIGTLVALGVLVTFHEFGHFWVARRCGVKVLRFSVGFGMPLLRWHDRHGTEFVVAAIPLGGYVKMLDEREGEVPRDQVEQSFNRKSVRQRIAIVAAGPVANFLLAIFFFWILAMVGTQQERPVIGAVEAGSIAEVAGLKAGQEIVSIDGKPTSGWAAVNLQLIRRLGESGQLHISVREEGASVDSPHVLTLNNWLKGADEPDPIRSLGLRLWRPALPPVLAELDPKGPAQAAGLKTGDRLLALDGQALNDWQQVVDTVRGRAGSKIVLRIERDGAPLELPVTLASRGEGQSATGYLGAGVKAVKWPDAMLREVSYGPLEAVGEGLSRTWNMSVLTLESLKKMLFGELSVKNLSGPITIAKVAGASAQSGVGDFLNFLAYLSISLGVLNLLPIPVLDGGHLLFYLIEWARGRPLSDRVQGWGIQIGISLVVGVMLLALINDLGRL; encoded by the coding sequence ATGAGTGCGCTCTACATGATTATCGGCACCCTGGTGGCATTGGGTGTGCTGGTCACCTTTCACGAATTTGGTCACTTCTGGGTGGCCCGGCGTTGCGGCGTCAAGGTTTTGCGTTTCTCCGTGGGTTTTGGCATGCCGCTGTTGCGCTGGCACGACCGCCATGGCACCGAGTTCGTGGTCGCGGCGATCCCGCTGGGCGGCTACGTGAAAATGCTCGATGAGCGCGAAGGCGAAGTGCCACGCGACCAGGTCGAGCAGTCGTTCAACCGCAAGTCGGTGCGTCAGCGAATCGCAATTGTGGCGGCGGGCCCGGTGGCCAACTTTCTGTTGGCGATTTTCTTCTTCTGGATTCTGGCCATGGTCGGCACCCAGCAGGAGCGCCCGGTCATTGGTGCGGTCGAGGCCGGGAGTATTGCCGAGGTGGCCGGGCTCAAGGCAGGCCAGGAAATTGTTTCCATTGATGGCAAACCGACCAGTGGCTGGGCTGCGGTCAACCTGCAACTGATCCGTCGCCTGGGCGAGAGCGGCCAGTTGCACATCAGCGTGCGGGAAGAGGGTGCGAGCGTCGACAGCCCCCACGTGCTGACCCTGAACAACTGGCTCAAGGGCGCCGACGAGCCCGACCCGATCCGCTCCCTGGGCCTGCGCCTGTGGCGCCCGGCGTTGCCGCCGGTGCTGGCTGAACTCGACCCCAAGGGCCCGGCGCAGGCCGCCGGGCTTAAGACCGGCGACCGTCTGTTGGCCCTCGACGGCCAGGCGCTGAACGACTGGCAACAAGTGGTTGATACCGTGCGTGGCCGCGCTGGCAGCAAGATTGTCCTGCGTATCGAGCGTGACGGCGCGCCGCTTGAGCTGCCGGTAACCCTGGCCAGCCGTGGCGAAGGCCAATCGGCCACGGGGTACCTCGGGGCCGGGGTCAAGGCGGTGAAATGGCCGGATGCCATGCTTCGCGAGGTCAGCTATGGGCCGCTCGAGGCTGTGGGGGAGGGGCTTTCACGCACCTGGAACATGAGCGTACTGACCCTCGAATCGCTGAAGAAAATGCTGTTCGGCGAGCTCTCGGTAAAAAACTTGAGCGGACCGATAACCATTGCTAAAGTGGCGGGCGCTTCGGCCCAGTCCGGCGTTGGAGATTTCCTGAATTTCCTCGCCTACCTGAGCATTAGCCTGGGGGTTCTTAATTTGCTGCCCATTCCTGTACTGGATGGGGGGCATTTGCTGTTCTACCTGATCGAGTGGGCGCGTGGTCGTCCGCTCTCGGATCGGGTGCAAGGTTGGGGGATCCAGATCGGTATCAGTTTGGTAGTCGGGGTGATGTTGCTTGCCCTGATCAACGATTTGGGTCGACTGTAA
- the ispC gene encoding 1-deoxy-D-xylulose-5-phosphate reductoisomerase, which produces MSGVQRITVLGATGSIGLSTLDVIARHPDRYQVFALSGYSRLQELLALCLRHTPVFAVVPSAEAAQQLREGLATAGSSTEVLVGEQGLCQVAAAAEVDAVMAAIVGAAGLRPTLAAVEAGKKVLLANKEALVMSGALFMQAVRRSGAVLLPIDSEHNAIFQCLPGDYSRGLAQVGVRRILLTASGGPFRETPMAELMDVSPEQACAHPNWSMGRKISVDSASMMNKGLELIEACWLFDARPGQVEVVVHPQSVIHSLVDYVDGSVLAQLGNPDMRTPIANALAWPERIDSGVAPLDLFAVARLDFKAPDEQRFPCLRLAREAAEAGNSAPAMLNAANEVAVEAFLQRRIRFPEIASMIEQVLDQEPVVAVESLDAVFAADQRARQLAGQWLAHHGR; this is translated from the coding sequence GTGAGCGGCGTGCAGCGTATTACCGTACTGGGTGCGACCGGTTCCATTGGTCTTAGCACCCTCGATGTAATTGCCCGTCACCCGGATCGTTACCAGGTGTTTGCCCTGAGCGGCTATTCGCGCTTGCAGGAGTTGCTGGCACTGTGCCTGCGTCACACCCCGGTATTTGCCGTGGTGCCTTCGGCCGAGGCTGCACAGCAACTGCGTGAAGGTCTGGCAACTGCAGGTTCGAGCACCGAGGTGCTGGTCGGCGAGCAGGGCTTGTGCCAGGTGGCTGCGGCTGCCGAGGTCGATGCCGTGATGGCGGCGATTGTCGGCGCCGCCGGCCTGCGTCCGACCCTGGCGGCGGTCGAGGCGGGCAAGAAGGTGCTGCTGGCCAACAAGGAAGCGCTGGTGATGTCCGGCGCCTTGTTCATGCAGGCAGTGCGGCGCAGTGGCGCTGTACTGCTGCCGATCGACAGTGAGCACAACGCGATCTTCCAGTGCCTGCCGGGTGATTACTCCCGCGGCCTGGCCCAGGTAGGCGTACGCCGCATCCTGTTGACCGCCTCCGGCGGGCCGTTTCGTGAAACGCCGATGGCCGAGCTCATGGATGTCAGCCCCGAGCAGGCCTGTGCCCACCCGAACTGGTCGATGGGCCGCAAGATTTCCGTCGACTCGGCAAGCATGATGAACAAGGGCCTGGAGTTGATCGAGGCCTGCTGGCTGTTCGATGCCCGGCCCGGTCAGGTCGAGGTGGTGGTGCACCCGCAAAGTGTGATCCACTCGCTGGTCGATTATGTCGATGGGTCGGTGCTGGCCCAGCTGGGCAATCCGGACATGCGCACGCCGATCGCCAATGCCCTGGCCTGGCCGGAGCGGATCGATTCGGGGGTGGCACCACTGGACCTGTTCGCGGTTGCCCGCCTGGACTTCAAGGCCCCGGACGAGCAGCGTTTCCCGTGCTTGCGCCTGGCCCGCGAGGCGGCGGAGGCAGGCAACAGTGCGCCGGCGATGCTCAACGCGGCCAATGAAGTGGCGGTGGAGGCATTTCTCCAGCGGCGCATCCGCTTCCCCGAGATCGCGAGTATGATCGAACAAGTGCTCGATCAGGAGCCGGTGGTTGCGGTCGAGTCGCTCGATGCGGTGTTTGCCGCCGATCAGCGCGCGCGGCAACTGGCCGGACAATGGTTGGCTCATCACGGCCGCTGA
- a CDS encoding phosphatidate cytidylyltransferase, translated as MLKQRIITALILLPIALCGFFLLNGGDFALFIGVVVTLGAWEWARLAGLVGQALRVAYAAVVAGLLMLLYLMPELAPWVLGASVLWWGLATWLVLTYPRSSELWASVACRLLIGLLILLPAWQGLVLLKQWPLGNWLIMAVMVLVWGADIGAYFSGRAFGKRKLAPQVSPGKSWEGVYGGLALSLVITAAVGIYRDWSIGELLLGLLGAGVVVLVSVVGDLTESMFKRRSGIKDSSNLLPGHGGVLDRIDSLTAAIPVFAVLLWAANWGVM; from the coding sequence ATGCTTAAACAACGCATCATTACTGCGCTGATCCTGTTGCCGATCGCCCTGTGTGGCTTCTTCCTGCTGAACGGCGGCGACTTTGCCCTGTTCATCGGCGTGGTGGTGACCCTTGGCGCCTGGGAATGGGCGCGCCTGGCCGGCCTGGTCGGCCAGGCCCTGCGGGTGGCGTACGCGGCTGTAGTTGCAGGGCTGCTGATGCTGCTCTACCTGATGCCGGAACTGGCGCCCTGGGTATTGGGCGCGTCGGTGTTGTGGTGGGGCCTGGCGACCTGGCTGGTATTGACCTACCCGCGCAGCAGCGAGCTGTGGGCCAGCGTGGCCTGCCGCCTGCTGATCGGTTTGCTTATCCTGCTGCCGGCCTGGCAAGGCCTGGTGTTGCTCAAGCAATGGCCGCTGGGCAACTGGCTGATCATGGCGGTCATGGTGCTGGTCTGGGGGGCGGATATCGGTGCGTATTTCTCCGGCCGTGCCTTTGGCAAGCGCAAGCTGGCTCCGCAGGTCAGCCCGGGCAAGAGCTGGGAAGGCGTCTATGGCGGCCTGGCCCTGAGCCTGGTGATTACCGCGGCGGTGGGTATCTACCGTGACTGGAGCATCGGCGAGCTGTTGCTGGGCTTGTTGGGCGCAGGCGTGGTGGTGCTGGTATCGGTGGTGGGTGACCTGACCGAAAGCATGTTCAAGCGCCGCTCCGGGATCAAGGACAGCAGCAACCTGCTGCCCGGTCACGGCGGCGTGCTGGACCGTATCGACAGCCTCACTGCGGCGATCCCGGTGTTTGCGGTGCTGCTCTGGGCAGCCAATTGGGGCGTGATGTGA
- the uppS gene encoding polyprenyl diphosphate synthase: protein MEKTKQGVSPSVPRHVAIIMDGNNRWAKKRLLPGVAGHKAGVDAVRAVIEVCAEAKVEVLTLFAFSSENWQRPAEEVGALMELFFSALRREAKRLNDNNISLRIIGDRSRFHPELQAAMREAEAATAGANRFILQIAANYGGQWDIAQAAQRLAREVQAGHLRPDDITPELLQTCLATGDLPLPDLCIRTGGEHRISNFLLWQLAYAELYFSDLFWPDFKHEAMRTALADFASRQRRFGKTSEQVEAGARA, encoded by the coding sequence ATGGAAAAGACCAAGCAAGGTGTGTCCCCATCGGTGCCGCGCCATGTCGCGATCATCATGGATGGGAATAATCGCTGGGCGAAGAAGCGCCTGTTGCCCGGTGTCGCCGGGCACAAGGCCGGTGTCGATGCGGTGCGCGCGGTCATCGAGGTGTGCGCCGAGGCCAAGGTCGAGGTGCTGACCCTGTTCGCCTTTTCCAGCGAGAACTGGCAGCGCCCGGCCGAAGAGGTCGGAGCGTTGATGGAGTTGTTCTTCTCGGCCTTGCGCCGGGAAGCCAAGCGCCTCAACGACAACAATATCAGCCTGCGCATCATCGGTGACCGCTCGCGCTTTCACCCTGAGCTGCAGGCTGCCATGCGTGAGGCCGAAGCGGCGACCGCCGGCGCCAATCGATTCATCCTGCAGATCGCCGCCAACTACGGTGGTCAGTGGGATATCGCCCAGGCCGCCCAGCGCCTGGCGCGGGAAGTCCAGGCCGGTCACCTGCGCCCGGACGACATCACCCCCGAGCTGCTGCAGACCTGCCTGGCGACAGGCGACCTGCCGCTGCCCGACCTGTGCATCCGTACCGGTGGTGAGCACCGCATCAGCAATTTCTTGCTGTGGCAGCTGGCCTACGCCGAGTTGTACTTTTCCGACCTGTTCTGGCCGGACTTCAAACACGAGGCCATGCGTACTGCGCTGGCCGATTTCGCTTCGCGCCAGCGCCGCTTCGGGAAAACCAGCGAGCAGGTCGAAGCTGGAGCCCGTGCTTAA
- the frr gene encoding ribosome recycling factor — translation MINEIKKDAQARMQKSLESLAYAFGQIRTGKAHPSILASVMVPYYGTDTPISGVANVTVKDSRTLQVVAFERNMLAAVDKAIQSAGLNLNPTNLGELLLITMPALTEETRKGFTKQARSAAEDARVAVRNIRRDALGELKKLVKDKEISEDEERRAIADIDKLTKDTEAQITKATEEKEKDLMAV, via the coding sequence ATGATCAACGAAATCAAGAAAGACGCTCAAGCGCGTATGCAGAAATCCCTGGAGTCTCTGGCTTATGCGTTCGGCCAGATTCGCACCGGCAAGGCACACCCAAGCATCCTGGCAAGCGTGATGGTGCCTTACTACGGTACCGACACCCCGATCAGCGGCGTCGCCAACGTCACCGTTAAAGATTCGCGCACCCTGCAGGTCGTGGCTTTCGAGCGCAACATGCTCGCTGCCGTTGACAAGGCCATCCAGAGCGCCGGTTTGAACCTCAACCCGACCAACCTGGGTGAGTTGCTGCTGATCACCATGCCAGCCCTGACTGAAGAAACCCGCAAGGGCTTCACCAAGCAGGCGCGCAGTGCGGCCGAAGACGCTCGCGTGGCTGTGCGCAACATTCGCCGCGATGCTCTGGGTGAACTGAAGAAGCTGGTCAAAGACAAGGAAATCAGCGAAGACGAAGAACGTCGCGCCATCGCTGATATCGACAAGCTGACGAAAGATACCGAGGCCCAGATCACCAAGGCCACCGAAGAGAAAGAAAAGGACCTGATGGCCGTTTAA
- the pyrH gene encoding UMP kinase, producing MAQQGSGYQARYKRILLKLSGEALMGSEEFGIDPKVLDRMALEVGQLVGIGVQVGLVIGGGNLFRGAALSAAGMDRVTGDHMGMLATVMNGLAMRDALERANITAIVMSAISMVGVTDHYDRRKAMRHLNSKEVVIFAAGTGNPFFTTDSAACLRAIEIDADVVLKATKVDGVYTADPFKDPHAEKFDHLTYDEVLDRKLGVMDLTAICLCRDHKMPLRVFNMNKPGALLNIVHGGAEGTLIEEVQK from the coding sequence ATGGCTCAGCAGGGCAGTGGTTATCAAGCTCGCTATAAACGCATTCTACTCAAGCTTAGCGGCGAGGCCCTGATGGGCTCGGAAGAGTTCGGGATCGACCCCAAGGTCCTGGATCGCATGGCGCTGGAAGTCGGCCAGCTGGTCGGCATCGGTGTTCAGGTAGGTTTGGTGATCGGTGGTGGCAACCTGTTCCGTGGTGCGGCGCTCAGTGCAGCCGGCATGGACCGCGTCACTGGCGACCACATGGGCATGCTGGCGACCGTGATGAATGGCCTGGCCATGCGCGATGCGCTTGAGCGCGCCAACATTACCGCGATTGTCATGTCGGCCATCTCCATGGTTGGCGTTACCGATCACTATGATCGTCGCAAAGCCATGCGCCACTTGAACTCCAAAGAAGTGGTCATCTTCGCTGCCGGTACCGGCAACCCGTTCTTCACCACCGACTCCGCCGCTTGCCTGCGCGCCATCGAAATCGATGCCGACGTGGTATTGAAGGCAACCAAGGTCGATGGTGTATACACTGCAGATCCATTCAAAGACCCGCATGCCGAGAAGTTCGATCATCTGACCTACGATGAAGTGCTGGATCGCAAGCTGGGCGTGATGGACCTGACGGCAATCTGCCTTTGCCGCGATCACAAGATGCCGCTGCGCGTCTTCAACATGAACAAGCCCGGCGCCCTGCTGAACATCGTGCATGGCGGCGCTGAAGGAACTCTGATCGAGGAAGTTCAAAAATGA
- the tsf gene encoding translation elongation factor Ts, with the protein MAEITAALVKELRERTGEGMMDCKKALTKAGGDIEKAIDDMRASGAIKAAKKAGNVAAEGAIAIKADDKSAVLLEVNSQTDFLALQDDFKNFVAESVEQAFAEKLTDAAPLIASREAAREALVAKVGENVNIRRLVRVEGDVVGTYLHGNKIGVAVVLKGGDVQLAKEIAMHVAASNPEFLNPSEVSAEAIEREKAVFMQLNEEKMKGKPENIVANMIDGRIKKFLAEASLVEQAFVMNPEVKVGELAKKAGAEIVSFTYFKVGEGIEKPVDNFAEEVAAQLAAAKQ; encoded by the coding sequence ATGGCAGAGATTACTGCAGCGCTGGTCAAAGAACTGCGCGAGCGCACCGGCGAAGGCATGATGGACTGCAAGAAGGCCCTGACCAAGGCCGGCGGCGACATCGAAAAAGCCATCGACGACATGCGTGCTTCGGGCGCCATCAAGGCCGCCAAAAAGGCTGGCAACGTTGCTGCTGAAGGCGCTATCGCCATCAAGGCCGACGACAAGTCCGCCGTCCTGCTGGAAGTGAACTCGCAGACCGACTTCCTGGCCCTGCAAGACGACTTCAAAAACTTCGTCGCTGAAAGCGTTGAACAGGCTTTCGCTGAAAAACTGACCGACGCCGCTCCGCTGATCGCTTCGCGTGAAGCCGCTCGTGAAGCGCTGGTTGCCAAGGTTGGTGAGAACGTCAACATCCGTCGCCTGGTGCGCGTTGAAGGTGACGTTGTCGGTACCTACCTGCACGGTAACAAGATCGGTGTTGCTGTTGTCCTGAAGGGCGGCGACGTCCAGCTGGCCAAAGAAATCGCCATGCACGTGGCTGCCAGCAACCCAGAGTTCCTCAACCCTTCGGAAGTCTCCGCTGAAGCAATCGAGCGCGAGAAGGCTGTATTCATGCAGCTGAACGAAGAGAAGATGAAGGGCAAGCCTGAGAACATCGTCGCCAACATGATCGACGGTCGCATCAAGAAGTTCCTGGCCGAAGCTTCGCTGGTCGAGCAAGCCTTCGTCATGAACCCGGAAGTCAAGGTCGGCGAGCTGGCCAAGAAAGCCGGTGCTGAAATCGTTTCGTTCACCTACTTCAAAGTAGGCGAAGGCATCGAGAAGCCGGTCGACAACTTCGCTGAAGAAGTTGCTGCCCAGCTGGCTGCTGCCAAGCAATAA
- the rpsB gene encoding 30S ribosomal protein S2, producing MSQVNMRDMLKAGVHFGHQTRYWNPKMGKYIFGARNKIHIINLEKTLPMFNDALTFVERLAQGKNKILFVGTKRSAGKIVAEEAARCGSPYVDHRWLGGMLTNYKTIRASIKRLRDLETQAEDGTFAKLTKKEALMRSRDLEKLDRSLGGIKDMGGLPDALFVIDVDHERIAITEANKLGIPVIGVVDTNSSPEGVDYIIPGNDDAIRAIQLYMGSMADAVIRGRNNVAGGTEVYAEEAAAPAAEA from the coding sequence ATGTCCCAAGTCAACATGCGCGATATGCTGAAGGCCGGTGTGCACTTCGGTCACCAAACCCGTTACTGGAACCCGAAAATGGGCAAGTACATTTTCGGCGCGCGCAACAAGATCCACATCATCAACCTTGAAAAAACCCTGCCAATGTTCAACGACGCACTGACTTTCGTCGAGCGTCTGGCCCAGGGCAAAAACAAGATTCTGTTCGTCGGCACCAAGCGTTCCGCTGGCAAGATCGTTGCTGAAGAAGCAGCACGTTGCGGTTCGCCGTACGTCGATCACCGCTGGTTGGGCGGCATGCTGACCAACTACAAGACCATCCGCGCTTCGATCAAGCGTCTGCGCGACCTGGAAACCCAGGCCGAAGACGGCACTTTCGCCAAGCTGACCAAGAAAGAAGCCCTGATGCGCTCCCGTGATCTGGAAAAACTGGATCGCAGCCTGGGCGGTATCAAGGACATGGGCGGCCTGCCTGATGCCCTGTTCGTGATCGACGTTGACCACGAGCGCATCGCTATCACCGAAGCCAACAAGCTGGGCATCCCGGTCATCGGCGTTGTCGATACCAACTCCAGCCCAGAAGGCGTTGACTACATCATCCCAGGTAACGATGACGCCATCCGCGCTATCCAGCTGTACATGGGTTCGATGGCTGACGCCGTGATCCGTGGCCGCAACAACGTTGCTGGCGGTACCGAAGTGTACGCCGAAGAAGCAGCAGCACCGGCTGCCGAAGCCTGA
- the map gene encoding type I methionyl aminopeptidase, whose product MTVTIKTAEDIEKMRIAGRLAAEVLEMIEEHVKPGVTTEELDRLCHDYIVNVQQAIPAPLNYKGFPKSICTSVNHVVCHGIPGDKPLKDGDTLNIDVTVIKDGYHGDTSRMFHVGNVPVWAERLSQITQECMYKAIELVKPGCRLGDIGEAIQKHAEKNGFSVVREFCGHGIGKVFHEEPQILHYGRAGTGMELKEGMTFTIEPMINQGKADTKVLGDGWTAITKDRKLSAQWEHTLVVTATGYEIFTLRKDDTIPRTSA is encoded by the coding sequence ATGACCGTTACCATCAAAACCGCCGAAGACATCGAAAAGATGCGCATCGCCGGCCGCCTGGCCGCCGAAGTCCTGGAGATGATCGAAGAGCACGTCAAGCCCGGTGTCACCACCGAGGAGCTCGACCGCCTGTGCCACGACTACATCGTCAACGTCCAGCAGGCTATCCCGGCGCCGCTCAACTACAAAGGCTTCCCCAAGTCGATCTGCACCTCGGTCAACCACGTGGTCTGCCACGGCATCCCCGGTGACAAGCCGCTCAAGGATGGCGACACCCTGAACATCGACGTCACGGTGATCAAGGACGGCTATCACGGCGACACCAGCCGCATGTTCCACGTCGGCAACGTGCCCGTCTGGGCCGAACGCCTGTCGCAGATCACCCAGGAATGCATGTACAAGGCCATCGAGCTGGTCAAGCCGGGCTGCCGCCTGGGCGACATCGGCGAAGCAATCCAGAAGCACGCTGAAAAGAACGGTTTCTCGGTGGTCCGCGAATTCTGCGGCCACGGCATCGGCAAGGTGTTCCACGAAGAGCCGCAGATCCTTCACTACGGCCGCGCCGGCACCGGCATGGAACTGAAAGAAGGCATGACTTTCACCATCGAGCCGATGATCAATCAGGGCAAGGCCGACACCAAGGTGCTGGGCGACGGCTGGACCGCCATCACCAAGGACCGCAAGCTCTCGGCCCAATGGGAACACACCCTGGTGGTGACCGCGACCGGTTACGAGATCTTCACCCTGCGCAAAGACGACACCATTCCTCGCACATCGGCCTGA